Proteins encoded by one window of Chitinispirillales bacterium:
- a CDS encoding efflux RND transporter periplasmic adaptor subunit — protein sequence MGGKIYYFIGGDYEFQVKIMKKYFFILFFFLSLYLCACNKTKQDKVIEKEPFPVNAVIVKNILIQKDIAASVLLQGIKKTTIVSQAAGTISSVTAKLGDTVHYGNILIETENSIQTANLKQAAGAVEESELNFSASQRLFNSNSISKAEYIRSKNNLLAAQTVLASAQKSFKDTKITAPFDGIITNINDIVQTGNTISIGQPLLSIADISKLKANISLGEKEIGQIKKGAAAFVKIPSINAELKGIISAVPAGSDPSTGAFTAEVVFENPQYFVKDGMSGIVSAEIGSPLKCIAIPATAALNNRSVFIVRNGKAFNAAIEYEHISQGRILIKKGVSQNDTVIVSGITQISQNDTLSINIIE from the coding sequence ATGGGCGGCAAAATATACTATTTTATCGGCGGTGATTATGAATTTCAGGTGAAAATCATGAAAAAGTATTTTTTTATATTATTTTTTTTCCTTTCTTTATATTTATGCGCTTGTAACAAAACAAAACAAGACAAAGTTATCGAAAAAGAACCGTTCCCCGTCAACGCCGTTATAGTTAAAAACATTTTGATCCAGAAGGACATTGCCGCATCCGTATTACTGCAAGGAATCAAAAAAACTACGATTGTTTCACAAGCCGCCGGAACAATATCGTCGGTAACGGCAAAATTGGGAGACACCGTCCATTACGGTAATATTTTGATTGAAACGGAAAATTCGATTCAAACGGCTAATCTTAAACAAGCGGCAGGCGCTGTGGAAGAATCGGAATTAAATTTTTCCGCAAGTCAGCGACTGTTTAATTCCAACAGCATTTCCAAAGCGGAATATATCAGAAGTAAAAATAATCTTTTAGCGGCGCAAACCGTTTTGGCTTCGGCGCAAAAATCGTTTAAAGATACGAAAATTACGGCTCCGTTTGACGGGATTATAACAAATATTAACGACATAGTTCAGACCGGCAATACTATTTCGATAGGACAGCCGCTTTTATCCATAGCGGATATAAGCAAACTCAAAGCAAACATATCGCTTGGCGAGAAAGAAATAGGACAAATCAAAAAAGGCGCTGCGGCATTCGTTAAAATTCCGTCGATAAACGCCGAACTCAAGGGAATTATTTCTGCGGTACCTGCGGGCAGCGACCCTAGCACCGGAGCGTTTACAGCCGAGGTCGTTTTTGAAAATCCTCAATATTTTGTAAAAGACGGAATGTCGGGAATTGTTTCGGCGGAAATCGGTTCTCCGCTTAAATGTATCGCGATTCCGGCTACGGCGGCGCTCAATAATCGTTCGGTTTTTATCGTAAGAAACGGTAAAGCGTTTAACGCTGCGATCGAATACGAACATATTTCGCAAGGTAGAATTTTAATAAAAAAAGGAGTGTCTCAAAACGACACGGTTATTGTTTCCGGAATTACACAGATTTCTCAAAACGACACGTTAAGTATAAACATTATCGAGTAA
- the xseB gene encoding exodeoxyribonuclease VII small subunit: MSEKKEPSLEDSVKTLKDIISQIEDDDIHLDKAITLFSTGIDAVANCRKIIEDANGKITELKKGKNGKLIEEILDL, from the coding sequence ATGAGCGAAAAAAAAGAACCGTCGCTTGAAGACAGCGTAAAAACTCTCAAAGATATTATTTCGCAAATAGAAGACGACGATATTCATCTTGATAAAGCGATTACTCTGTTTTCTACAGGTATTGACGCCGTCGCCAATTGCAGAAAAATTATTGAAGACGCGAACGGGAAAATAACAGAATTGAAAAAAGGTAAAAACGGAAAATTAATAGAAGAAATATTAGATTTGTAA